ACAAAAAAAGTCACATTCACTATAAGCACCTAAGGCTGAAAGCAGTACAATCAGTCTTCATTGCATATGGATCCATAATGATGTCTCACAAGTACTGCATGTAAAAGGCAAATTGGCACACCTGTGCATTTCTATGATAAAACATTATTGCAAATTGAAGCTGTGTGACACATTAAGAGAAATGCTTTGCAAAGCatctgtgtgtgaaaaaaatggCTCTCAAGCATCCATTAAAGGTCTGGTTCTTGTATACTTTGAATTTTTTGCCTTTTGAAAGTCAATGATAATGTACATGGTCATAGCCATTTCCAATCTACTGCTTGGctcaaatgcaaaatataaattgtaaatttgCCATTGAAGCCACTTCAGTGTAATGGTGTAAAATTTTCAgtgcaaaatgttttttagtgTAGCCTGATGTAATGGCACTTCATCTCAGCCTTGTCAAAATACCTGAAAACTACcatcttctttcagacaaatggAAGAGATGAGTGAAAATATACTACATTTTGAAAATCTTAGTCTACCCCTGGCCATTATTTGATAGATGCTGAGGTGACATGAATGCAGGTCAGAATAACCTTTCCTAATGGCAAAAGTGATTCAGACAGAACTTTTGGGTGAGATACTAGTAGCAATTGACAATTTTCCAGCCCAAGATGTCAAACTTTAATGAAACTGActgatgaaaatatattatattcctCATTCAAGTGCCCCCCCCATTGTTAAACATAAATGAGAAtttagggataaaaaaaaaaagtcaagccaATGGAGCACCAAAAGAAAgatattttctttgaaaacagTCTTACTTACTTTCTCAGTTTTGCTTCTTGAGTTAATGTTCTCGAGACATTTAGattttattggaaaacaaaacatataatctatcaaattatattgaaatatattgaaTTACCAAACAATTGGATGCTCTCTTGATTTCCATTTTGGGTTCAAGTAAAACATGTTGTTCATATGGTAGTGTGCATTTTTTTCAGATGCTTCTCAGCAATCACAGAATGGATATCACAAAAcctaaaatattcaataaaagcAGACAAAATTAAAAGTTAGTTTAAGTCATGTTTTCCCAATGAGACCCTCAGCTGCAGTCCGTCCACTAAATATAACATCATTGACAGAGACACCATCGTAGGAAGCTCCCGCCAGTGTAAGGGGCAGATTGTGGTTGCTGATGTATTGCCTCATCTTTTCTGAAAATAAGAAACGGAACACACAACTGTCCCTCATTTACATGACTCAAGGAAAGGATAGTGGAATGAGTTTGGGTGATTAATAAACTCACCGAGTCGTTTCCAGTGTCCTAAATGATACTGCGGAATGCAGTTctgaaaaaataatcacatagataaaatgatttaataacagGAATGCCAgagcagagaaaaacacaaaagaaatgacattcattattcaaaaaaaaaaaaaaaaaaaaaaaataaaaaaaaaacctttcagatATGATATTCCAGATTAAGTAGCTGCCTGAATCTTTTCTCTTTGTGGGAGTGTATAAGGGTAATTAAACTGTTCAAAAGACAATGAGACAATGTAGCATGAAAAAAtgcatgagtatgtgtgtgtgagaaatttTCTTCTTGCTCTATGACCATATAATTAAGAATAAGTCAGTCAGAAATGAAGTAGAGCAGCTAGTTGCTCCTCTTGCCCCCACACCGCCACTCTGTCCTGAAAACGAGTGACCCTCCCAGAGCCCTCCTGTTCTGCTCACTGAATTCCCAGAACCACAGAGATGGAGAGCAGGGGCAACGTTTAAAGAAATGGACCATCTGCACTGATTTATGGCAGAGCAGAACCCCAGAGAGAGCTGTGAGCTCCATAAAGTGGATGCTACGCATGGTTGACTCAAGCCAGAGCTTGTATAGCAAAGATTTTTTTGGCCTTTCTTCAAATGGATGTGAATTAATAAGGCCATATTTTAGACTTCTATAGCAATTAAATCTTTCTTCCCAGATCCACCAAAGTTCAACCAAAAACTGCCAAATTTAGTTTTACACAAATGTTTTACACCCTTTCTCTGACCTGAAGAATTACACTGcctattttttgctattttagtaTCTTTAAGACTTACATGCATAAATGCTTTGTTATGATTGAGTCAACACCTTTATGTAACGAACAGTCTCTTActtcaaaacagcaaaaaaagtatttttttccataatatgCGCTCCTTAAActaaccttttttatatatataaatcatacacacacacacacacatatatatatatgtataataatattttataaaaaaaaaaaaaaaaaaaaaaaaaacataaaataatataaaaaacataaaaaacagttaaaagtatagtatttaaaaactatattattattaattgaacaaagacatctttttttcatatttgtcatttCATAATAGCAATAACTCAAGGGTATGTTTACAGATATATTCACATATCTGGCTAtatctataaaacaaacaaaaatatgattattgttagtatatatatatatatatatatatatatatatatatatatatatatatatatatatatatatatatttaaattaccttacatataaaatataacaaaattattattattatttcctacattaatatataatatcacatatctattttacacataaaatgtatataaacaaaattttttattattattacgattatttataaaacattgacATCTTCCAATTTCCTATCATTTCATAATGGCAATAACCAGCTTAAGGGTATATACAGATTACATACACTTTATAAaatttgtaacatcataaatacgtatataacaatttaataacagtggttgtaattattattagcaGTGGTGAGATCCATGTAtatctttttatttcatatttgcatacattttataatagCTTATTTACAGAGACTTTAGGAACTCAGTTTTGCATAAAACACTCCTCAcctgtggtaaaatcactgtaatggcttattgctttattttaacaCACAGTCTCACCTTGAGTAAACCGACGTAACTCCATACAGGTTGAGAGTTTACGCCCAGGTGAGAGGTCACAGCCTGGGTGGCTCGATCCAACAGCGTCTGCTTCGTCACTGAATCAGGATGACCAAACGTCTGCTCAAACCATGCACCCCCCATCATCActtcagtcaaacacacacagctaGAGCACTGAGCAGCAGTAATTACACTAGAAAATAACACCATTCACACAAATGGCTTCTGTGATGATAACAGCTGGAATCGTCCTCATAACATCCACTCACGGGGCTGATTCCCCAGCTGGAGGGAGTTGCATTATGTTATTCAGGTTGCTAACACTGCTCAAAGCATATTTCAGCTCCACTAATGGCACTCTGAATCTAGAAGTTTCTGGCTTCTCGACTATATAGATGTTTTCAAGCAGGGGAAAAACAACATGTTCTAAGCAAAGGACATCtaactattaaattaataatgatttaagtGGGGGAGAAATGAATAATGCAATGgcaatttttgttgttgtgaggACCACAGAGTACCGAAGGCTATTTTTATTACCGCATGTAATATGTTCCTGATAGGGGAAGGGGGAAGAGATATAGACACATCTCTCCAGAGACCTTGTCTTTAAAGTTTAGAATGGTTtttctttatgtaatttttcttcatttttttaaagtgtcacTTTCATTTTGCCAGATGTTCTAGCATTGCCCCCAATGTTTTTACTTtccttttatattaaaaataataaaatactttataataaacattttacaaaaatatccttaaaacaccccccccccacacacacacaaattcatatatatttatacattttatttttgtgtatattttgtgcaacacacacttctgttcaaaagtttggggttggtaagataaaaaaaatacatttaaaatttaaaaagatctcatgcttaccaaggcatttatttgataaaaaatgcataaaaataataataataataaatcaaataaataaataaaatgtgactgcaatttaaaataacttttttctattttaatatattttaaaatcgaATTCATGTTTGGCAtcaattttagcatcattactgcagtcctcagtgtcacatgatccttcagaaatcattctaatatgccgatttgatgctcaaaaaccatttattattattatcatcattgtggaaaacagttgtgttgcttgaCTTAGCATTTACTTACTCttctaacaatgtaaaagtttgtCACTTTTGGCAAATATAAGGTGTTTTTGcagaataaaactataaatttataaaaaaaaaaattactgaaggTAGAAGGCAGAAAAAAACCTTAGAGTATATAAGACATCAGTCTCACCGTCAGTCTAGTGGTCAGTCCTCCACTCCGATTGTGTTGTGGAAAGGGAACAGAGTCGTACACCACCCCCAACAGACCTGGATCTTCAGAGGAAGGCACCAAATGTCCAAAGCCCTAAAATATTAAAGCATgtgcacatatacatacacactcattATTAATAATGCCTACACATACATAAAGTGCTTTGATGTATGTACAATTAGGAAAGCTCTTCCATGCAAAGAGATTATGAACTGAACAAAGCAACCAAACTTCTTGAGCATTTAATGGTTTATGGGTCTACATAATTTTTTGTctcatgcatttaaaatcactgagtGAAGTCTTACAGTAACAGGAAGGATGAAACCTTCATATTCCAAATTCACCACAGCAACGGTTACTAAAGCGATGGATCGCAGCTCTTCCAACAGAGGCTGAGCAGCAGGGGGCAGTACAGAGGCTAAttctggtttttaaaaaaaaatacacagaaattaCTGTAAAATCTACTTTCTATTAAAGTATGTTGACTGGGTAGAGAGCAGTGTGTGAATCTACAGCGCCACAGCAATAGTGATCACATTTAACTTCAGTTGTGAGCTCGCAATGTGAACTGAACATCagaaaatgcataataatataaatgtaaatgcatttctaTTGGACTTTTCAGCTTGAATCAACTAAAAACTCACTAAATTAGACTTAAAATGATGCAAAACTAGGAAACATTGGAGTACACCACTGTAAAATGAGTGTATTTACCAGATGCAGGTAGTGTAGAAATCACATGATCTGCTTTCAAAGAGACCCCATTATCTAGTttgatctatttaaaaaaatatatattttttaaagtttcaaaaataagaaaacactcAGTAAAAGACTTTCAGTCAGCCCATCTCTTGAATGTCAAGAGAAGTTACGTCTTCCTGCTGGGCCATCATCTCACCTCCCAGCCTTCACTGTTCATATTCAGACTCTTCACTTTGGCATGATGATGAAGCTCCACTCGCTCTTGTCTCTTCAGCGTGTCCTCCAAGGCTTCTGGGAATGCCTGCATGCCTCTTTTAAGAGACCATTGAGTCCAAGACTCTTTAGATGCTCTCTTTGCCAAGTCAGAAGGGACTACTTTAGGACCACCTCCTTATAATatgaatacaaacaaacattaatcAGTAACACCTTCTATGAAATCTGATCAATTATGCATCATAAAAggtattttaatgtctttataataaacaccaaaatctataaataaataatgataaacaacctatccataaataatttatatgtattaaactatttaaccatggttaaaatacattataataaagcattataataaatataattacctATTCATGGTTACACCTTTTAAAAGAAATGATGGTTACAAGAAAACATGGTTACAGTACACCTTTTAAAACACCTTTCAAAATTCAttatactgttattattttttatttaacaaaaattgttAGAAAAACATTACTGCGTTATGGTTTTAAAGGtgtaattatgaatatataaatatcataatgTAATGTGGCAATTTCTGTGTATCCTGGCAGCTTCCATAGCACAGGGGTTGAATACTTACGCAAGCAAGATACTTACGTTTTTTAGTTTTCctaaaaatatttccaaacaaaaacacaatgtcaACTTACGATAACTGATTTTGAATTTCAGTGCTTTCAAATAATATATCCATCAGAATGAAATATCAGTGTaccatttataataatgataataggaAAGAATTGGtcaggggtctgaatacttttgcaaagcactgtatatatatgcacacacaaaataaatagttttataccTTTATTTAGCAATGCATttagcaaagacatttataatgttggaaaatatttctatttcaaacaaatgctgttcttttcaactttttagACACagattctaaaaaatattaagcattattatgtttaataataattgtattattattattactacagtttATAAGCCAAcatgaatcaaaaatacaaattcaaattttATCATATTAATGCATTGCATGGTGGcagtgtaaaaaagaaagaaaaacagattctACAGGCCCTTCTGTGCTCTTACCTGAACCCATTAGCATGCCCAGCACGATGGAGCCCCGAGACCGCTCTGCTTCATAAAGAGGTGGAAAGCAGGAGCGTACACTCAACTGTCTGCTGTCTCCAGCAAAAACTCCTCTACACAGGCTGTCTATGGCTATATTTGCCAACTGCATGGAGAGATACAATCAGGTGGGTTGAATCAGTTTCAGATTCTCTCCTGTCACTAAACATTTGAGACTGATTTGTCATGGCAGCAAAGCACGTCGTACAGGACAAGGACAACATGGATCGTTTAACAGGTCACTGAGCCTCCATGCTAAATCTCACCTCAGAACCCAGTCGTCTGGACACAAATGCATGCACGGATTCATCCTCCTCTGTCCCTTTCCTGATCAGTATCTCCTTCAGAACGCTCTGAATTATGGGTCGAGAGAAAGGAGGGATGGTGCGGACTACCCCACTAGAGGAAAGCAAAACaagataagaaatatttatgactTCAAATAGGTAACTGCACGCACAGTGGAGTTTCCTCTCACCCAGGTCCTGATGGCATCTTGTGCAGCTGTCCCTTCACATACAGGAAGCGGTTCTTAGACGCCACATGATCCTTTGTAACAGGCAGGATTTCAGACTCAAGACCCAACTCAGAGACCTGCACAAGAAAACAATAACTAGAACAGTGTTCCTGCTTCATAAATAAGAGGTCATTTAAGGTCAGTacgattttatttttaaacaaattcttttatttagcaaggaaaaATGTAACTggtcaaatgtgacagtaaagacatttataatgttacaaaagattattatttcaaatttatagtggctggaacgccactctcttgtGAAAGCGCGtacaacagttagcggaagctagagattacagtttataaagttttaaacatggatatttttcttGTACAAATGCATCGCTTCACTTCAGGAGAACTTTATTAACCCAATGCTTTTGTTAAGTTGGTGGGAACTCATTTTCAAAACCAATTATAATATCAGAGATCACGCGAATTTGATCATGTGAATTGAAATTCTTGAATCCATACATATTTCTCTATGACCATGCACATCAATTCACACATGCATACCATATTCAAAGTGTTCCGGCCGACAGCACCTGCAGGTCGCACCCCTCTTGGTCCCTGTTCAAACACGGCCCCGTCATCCCTCCGTATGGAGCTCAACCAACCCCCACATCTCCCAGATCTCTCCAACAGCACAATCTACATCAGCAGAGGTGGAGGGTGGTGTACAGTGTTAAAGGAAATCTGTTATTattctgaatttaaatgtgtTCTGACCTTCACGTTTAATGTAGCAATGAAAGCATATCTATTAAATCACAAATTCACATTGAAAACCGACTACAGCTTTAGCAGCAATGACCTTTGTAGATTCATCAATGATTACAAGCTGGCTAGATCGCAAAGCTTCAAAGCAGCTCTGAACCATGAGAAATGCATCAGGGAAAGAGTgcttttttaagaaagaaattaacTCTTTTCAATTTTGATCCCAAAATTATTTGTgtacaaatgaaaatatgaaaatgaagttGAGCTAGATGTTCTACATTAATACCATTTGCGACAAGGGGTTCTTGGCATGAGAAGACCCctgaactaaattataaaatcattaagATGGATTAAACTTTTCAACTGAACATTTATATCTACcgtaccgtttaaaagtttgggctcagcaAGATTTTTCTGaaaagaagttaatacttttattcagcaagaataagTGATTGAAGGTGacaataaaggcatttataatgtcacaaaatatataatatataatatttgaatgatttctgacactgaAGGCTtgagtaacagctgctgaaatttccatcacaataataaattccattttaaaacacattaacatattttaaactgtaataatattttacaacataacTGTTTGGTGTAAACATTTTATGGAAATGACTCGCCGATACTGTACCTTGGAAACATTAGGACTCTTGCTCAGATGATGACAGGCCGACAGACCCCCAATCCCCCCACCAAGCACAGCTACGACCTTCTGCATTCAGCTCCAAACACTTCCACACCTGCAACAAAACTGACCAAAGTCTAAAATGACAACGCCTGGTCAGCAAGATCACGAGTGAATAATATAACAAGCATAGTTCTTCTAAAGCATGCAACCTGTCCTTTCCTAATccaagaaagaaaataaacattaaagttgAGCCACATTCAGCCACTCGGTCATGCTGGACAATGCATCCTTGACAGTTAACTAGACTTGAAAGATAATGATTAGGAAGGGTTTTCGACATTGGTATGGGGCCCTATGGACTCAGATGGGAGTAGCAGGGTGGTGACCCCTGGTAAGATGCAGCAGCTGTCATTTATCATATTCAAACAAAAGAGGTTAGAAACATTTTTCCTCCAATACCAAGTGTCCATTATCTGTTAAATGGTCAGAGttaaacttaaatttttaaatataaatatatattaaatatgtagaGTGTAGAGTGAGAATATTATAGAGTCAAGTCTGACAGCATATTTTACATGACGAGTCTCATTTGAATACAGAAACACGACAATGCATCctgaaaataacatgcatttcttGTAGCTAACGTTACTTAGAAACAATGTTTGCAGACTTTCTAACATACTTCACTTGCCTTTGCTGACATACAGTATTAACAGGAAGATAAAATGTGGAAAAGTTGCAAAGAACCCAGAAGGACCactaacttaataaatataaattacattcataaaaatTGAGTAAAATCATTTGTTACCTGGATATAATTGTGTGGTTTGGATAGCGCGGCTTCTGCTGTTACTTAGTTACACAAGAGTCTTGTGAAGTAGTGAAGCGGCAACAGTGAGGAGAAAAGAGAACgagtgtttcaaaataaaagtcccatccCGTTTCCGCAACTTACTCAGCATGCAATGGAATACTCGACCACTAGATGACAGAAGAGACCATGCCTCTTATGACTTTTACTACATCGTTGGCTTTTACAGTCAAAATGACTGCTGCAGATGTGTTGCATCATTGGTGTCTagtgttaaaattaattatacctcgcttttttaattattgcacATTACataggcatgtgtgtgtgtgtatgtgtgtgtctgtgtctgtgtatctgtgtatTTTGGCTCAACTTTCCCCCAGTGTGGGGTAAATTGAGCCTTGGGAGAGGGCAAGTTGAGCCACAAGGATTTAAACTGTGCCATTGATCATAAgtaaaactgaacattttcacCTCATGCTATATCAAAAGAAGAGAAACTCAATAAAAATGACTTCTTAAAAGCTGTGTGTAAGCCTTGTGATGGACTGACCATCCATCCAGGGTTTTTCTCTACCTGTGGCTCAAGACACTGGGTTACGCTCCAGCTCTCCACAACCCTAATAactgaatggatggatggatgatttcttaaaagtattatttaaaggtacagttcacaaTTCTTACAGAACGGGGCTAATAGAACTTAACATCCCACTTATAAATGTTGCAgggaaat
The Cyprinus carpio isolate SPL01 chromosome A16, ASM1834038v1, whole genome shotgun sequence genome window above contains:
- the LOC109057917 gene encoding protoporphyrinogen oxidase, producing MQKVVAVLGGGIGGLSACHHLSKSPNVSKIVLLERSGRCGGWLSSIRRDDGAVFEQGPRGVRPAGAVGRNTLNMVSELGLESEILPVTKDHVASKNRFLYVKGQLHKMPSGPGGVVRTIPPFSRPIIQSVLKEILIRKGTEEDESVHAFVSRRLGSELANIAIDSLCRGVFAGDSRQLSVRSCFPPLYEAERSRGSIVLGMLMGSGGGPKVVPSDLAKRASKESWTQWSLKRGMQAFPEALEDTLKRQERVELHHHAKVKSLNMNSEGWEIKLDNGVSLKADHVISTLPASELASVLPPAAQPLLEELRSIALVTVAVVNLEYEGFILPVTGFGHLVPSSEDPGLLGVVYDSVPFPQHNRSGGLTTRLTVMMGGAWFEQTFGHPDSVTKQTLLDRATQAVTSHLGVNSQPVWSYVGLLKNCIPQYHLGHWKRLEKMRQYISNHNLPLTLAGASYDGVSVNDVIFSGRTAAEGLIGKT